A window of the Aquimarina spinulae genome harbors these coding sequences:
- a CDS encoding TonB-dependent receptor has protein sequence MKLTLVLFSFSIFQMMATSGFSQGKIELDFEETPLLEVLEEIKSQTSYKFFYINDEVNLNQRATIQVNKETLDKVLELLFDNTDISYSIIGKQVILKKTHVLNEQIKLQREIKGNVKDSNGNPLPGANVLVKGTTIGAQTDFDGNFAINVSGENNTLIVSYIGFETTEVDVTAKDFIEIVLKDAAAQLDDVILVGSRNPSRTATETAVPIDVIDITQMATQGPQTTINEILNYAAPSFTSQTQTVSDGTDHIDPASLRGLGPDQVLVLINGKRRHNTSLVNVNGTVGAGSVGTDMNAIPTAAIQRIEVLRDGAAAQYGSDAIAGVINIVLKKATGKLDLTLTTGANFSENSNQFDGGSDGEKVKLEANYGLALGENGGFINFTGSLSTREPALRNRDYQGDIFKGFHGAERVFAAGGGNVSEMTLADYQTAAQGISYLDQSVKDQIAALDVNNPADVDTFRGLLDIDVDEAELTARGLTRSDFRFKVGTAKLREGKFFANMSIPLSDDAEIYSFGGISYRQGLASGFYRRPAQGDGRANTPAFPNGFLPNIGTDIVDKSIALGIKGKIKDWSVDFSNTYGINTFDITVGNSSNGTLGVATPRTFDAGALSFMQNTTNLDISKFHEDVFEGFNVAMGAEYKVENYSITAGEEASYTSYDINGNPVTSTTPDNQLVRNNFTGAVLGGGSQVFRGYDPNNETDKYRNSIAGYIDLEVDFTKQWLVSLAGRYENYSDFGDTFNYKLATRYKISNNFSVRGANSTGFRAPSLHQQFFSRTSTVFVDNQPFEQGTFTNDSRAATLIGIAKLKEETSDSYSIGLTAKIQNFTITADAYLINIDDRIVYSGSFGNGGDAELTQIFEDAGATSARFFVNAIDTKSQGIDVVVSHKANFGENATLKNDLSATFAETEVEEIRVPARIANAGQGGNFFDAQEEAFLTLAQPRAKVSLTNALSIGRYNVLLRNVFFGEVTDPDDFNGDPRVEGTVVSDDAVYGGKIVTDLSVSAKIFENLNVTIGANNLLDIYPDENRAGGTAGDQFVYSRRTSQFGYSGRFLFARIYFSL, from the coding sequence AAAGCTACAACGCGAAATTAAGGGAAATGTCAAAGATTCTAATGGAAATCCATTACCAGGAGCAAATGTATTGGTAAAAGGAACCACGATCGGAGCCCAAACAGATTTTGACGGTAATTTTGCAATTAATGTATCAGGAGAAAACAATACATTGATTGTTTCTTATATTGGTTTTGAAACTACAGAAGTAGATGTAACAGCTAAAGATTTTATAGAGATAGTATTAAAAGATGCAGCGGCACAATTAGATGATGTAATTCTTGTAGGATCCAGAAACCCTAGTCGTACTGCTACAGAGACTGCCGTGCCAATTGATGTTATTGATATCACTCAGATGGCTACCCAGGGACCACAAACAACGATTAATGAAATTTTAAATTATGCAGCCCCTTCGTTTACATCGCAAACCCAAACTGTTTCTGATGGGACAGATCATATCGATCCGGCTTCTTTACGTGGTTTAGGACCTGATCAGGTTTTGGTATTAATTAACGGAAAAAGAAGGCACAATACTTCATTGGTTAATGTAAATGGTACAGTAGGAGCGGGTAGTGTAGGTACAGATATGAATGCAATACCTACTGCTGCTATTCAAAGAATTGAAGTCTTACGAGATGGAGCTGCAGCTCAATATGGTTCTGATGCGATTGCTGGCGTGATTAATATTGTACTGAAAAAAGCAACCGGAAAATTAGATTTAACCCTTACCACTGGAGCTAATTTTAGTGAAAACTCTAATCAGTTTGATGGAGGCAGTGATGGAGAGAAAGTAAAACTGGAAGCAAATTACGGATTGGCATTAGGAGAAAATGGAGGATTTATCAATTTTACAGGATCACTTTCTACCAGAGAACCGGCATTACGTAATCGTGACTATCAAGGAGATATTTTTAAAGGATTTCATGGTGCAGAACGTGTTTTTGCTGCAGGAGGAGGAAATGTATCAGAAATGACACTGGCAGATTATCAAACTGCTGCTCAAGGAATCTCATATCTGGATCAGAGTGTAAAGGATCAGATTGCTGCTTTAGATGTAAATAATCCTGCAGATGTAGATACCTTCAGAGGATTATTGGATATCGATGTTGATGAGGCAGAATTGACAGCTCGTGGATTAACACGTTCAGATTTTAGATTTAAAGTAGGTACAGCTAAATTGAGAGAAGGAAAATTCTTTGCCAATATGTCTATCCCTCTAAGTGATGATGCCGAAATTTATAGTTTTGGTGGGATTAGCTACCGACAAGGGCTGGCATCTGGATTTTACAGAAGACCAGCACAAGGAGATGGTAGGGCTAATACACCAGCATTTCCCAATGGGTTCTTACCTAATATAGGAACAGATATTGTTGACAAATCAATCGCTCTTGGAATTAAAGGTAAAATTAAGGATTGGAGTGTAGATTTCTCGAATACATATGGGATCAATACTTTTGACATCACTGTTGGTAATTCTAGTAATGGAACTTTGGGCGTTGCAACACCCAGAACCTTTGATGCAGGGGCATTAAGTTTTATGCAGAATACGACTAACCTGGATATTAGTAAGTTTCATGAAGATGTTTTTGAAGGATTTAATGTGGCAATGGGAGCAGAGTACAAAGTAGAAAACTACTCGATTACAGCAGGAGAAGAAGCTTCATATACCAGCTATGATATTAACGGAAACCCCGTAACCAGTACTACTCCCGATAATCAATTAGTTCGAAATAATTTTACGGGAGCTGTACTTGGTGGAGGTTCACAAGTATTTAGAGGATATGACCCGAATAACGAAACCGATAAATATAGAAATAGTATTGCCGGTTATATTGATCTCGAAGTTGATTTTACAAAGCAATGGTTAGTTAGTTTAGCAGGAAGATATGAGAATTACTCTGATTTTGGAGATACGTTTAACTATAAACTAGCCACCCGATACAAGATATCGAATAATTTTTCGGTTAGAGGAGCCAATAGTACAGGATTTAGAGCGCCATCATTACATCAGCAATTTTTTAGTAGAACCAGTACAGTATTTGTAGATAATCAACCTTTCGAACAAGGTACGTTTACTAATGATAGTAGGGCAGCAACTTTAATTGGGATTGCAAAATTGAAAGAAGAAACCTCTGATAGTTATAGTATTGGACTTACGGCAAAAATCCAGAATTTTACAATTACTGCAGATGCCTATCTAATTAATATAGACGATAGAATTGTATATAGCGGTAGTTTCGGGAATGGAGGAGATGCAGAGCTTACCCAGATATTTGAGGATGCAGGAGCTACCAGCGCACGTTTCTTTGTGAATGCAATTGATACCAAATCTCAAGGTATAGATGTTGTGGTTTCTCACAAAGCTAATTTTGGAGAAAATGCAACACTGAAAAATGATTTATCGGCAACCTTTGCCGAAACTGAAGTAGAGGAGATTAGAGTCCCTGCCAGAATTGCTAATGCGGGTCAGGGAGGAAACTTCTTTGATGCACAGGAAGAAGCTTTTTTAACGTTGGCGCAACCCAGAGCAAAGGTAAGCCTTACCAATGCATTGTCTATCGGAAGATATAATGTGTTATTAAGAAACGTATTCTTTGGAGAAGTAACCGACCCAGATGATTTTAATGGAGATCCAAGAGTTGAAGGAACTGTGGTTAGTGATGATGCTGTTTATGGAGGGAAAATCGTAACCGATCTTTCCGTTTCTGCAAAGATTTTTGAAAACCTTAATGTCACCATAGGAGCCAATAATTTGTTAGATATATATCCAGATGAAAATAGAGCAGGAGGAACTGCAGGGGATCAGTTTGTGTATTCCCGAAGAACATCACAATTTGGATATTCAGGAAGATTCTTATTTGCAAGAATTTATTTTAGCCTATAG
- a CDS encoding M23/M56 family metallopeptidase, with protein sequence MNNYLIHLLEVSFCFSVLYIVFYLFLRKLTFHKVNRVILLILLPLSLILPVLNEVELPFKKDPINISGFDEFISIDHLTITNHKDKIVTPGSNRNIIDYIWIFYCIGFVIYIIRLLAPIIRLYTIKRKSRTYIKEGYHFIIADVPAIFSFFNWIFIPESKISDYEQPIIDHEKVHSKSLHTIDLIFTEIYIALHWFNPFVYFFKKSIIAVHEFQADQAVINTQIKKSYYLELLFKNITAKQSIKLYSYFNQSIIKKRIDMITKNHSTKTNIIRYAVLIPVLLFLLMAFTKPVHEPEDKFDYTSIPSMSTEIDKKDPPSIFPVKNGSTNDITASFGKSFTHPIEKKKIIHGGIDIRAKEGVPVLATADGMIANTSSEDDWGNLIVISHANGYETWYAHLQGFNIKNGERVKKGQIIGYVGSTGKSTGFHLHYEVRLNKERVNPMDYFKK encoded by the coding sequence ATGAATAATTATTTAATACACTTACTAGAAGTAAGCTTCTGTTTTTCGGTTTTATACATTGTATTTTATTTGTTTTTGAGAAAACTAACTTTTCATAAAGTTAATAGGGTTATACTATTAATTTTATTACCTCTTTCATTAATTCTTCCTGTTTTAAACGAAGTAGAGTTACCTTTCAAAAAAGATCCTATTAACATTTCTGGTTTTGATGAATTTATATCAATAGATCATCTAACAATAACAAATCATAAAGACAAAATTGTTACTCCCGGGAGCAACAGGAATATCATTGATTATATATGGATATTTTACTGTATTGGTTTTGTAATATATATAATTCGATTGTTGGCACCTATAATACGATTATATACTATAAAGAGAAAGTCTAGAACCTATATCAAAGAAGGTTATCATTTTATCATTGCAGATGTACCCGCAATATTTTCTTTTTTTAATTGGATTTTTATTCCGGAGAGTAAAATAAGTGATTACGAACAACCCATCATTGATCATGAAAAAGTTCATAGTAAATCTCTACATACTATAGATTTAATTTTTACTGAAATTTATATCGCTTTACACTGGTTTAATCCTTTTGTATATTTTTTCAAAAAATCAATTATTGCTGTCCACGAATTTCAGGCAGATCAGGCTGTAATCAATACACAAATTAAAAAATCATATTATCTAGAACTCTTATTTAAAAACATAACAGCAAAGCAATCTATCAAATTATATAGTTATTTCAATCAATCAATTATCAAAAAACGAATAGACATGATCACAAAAAACCATTCTACTAAAACAAACATTATACGATATGCTGTACTAATTCCTGTTCTTCTTTTTCTTCTAATGGCTTTTACAAAACCTGTACATGAACCAGAAGACAAATTTGATTATACTAGTATACCGTCTATGAGTACTGAAATAGACAAAAAAGATCCTCCTTCCATTTTTCCTGTAAAAAATGGTTCTACTAATGATATCACAGCATCTTTTGGCAAAAGTTTTACACATCCTATTGAGAAGAAAAAAATAATTCACGGAGGTATTGACATTAGAGCAAAAGAAGGTGTTCCTGTTTTAGCAACAGCAGACGGTATGATTGCAAATACTTCTTCAGAAGATGACTGGGGTAATTTAATAGTAATATCTCATGCAAATGGTTACGAAACCTGGTATGCACACTTACAAGGTTTCAACATTAAAAATGGAGAAAGAGTTAAAAAAGGTCAGATTATTGGATATGTAGGAAGTACTGGTAAATCAACAGGATTTCATCTTCATTACGAAGTACGATTAAACAAAGAAAGAGTAAACCCTATGGATTACTTTAAAAAATAA
- a CDS encoding BlaI/MecI/CopY family transcriptional regulator produces the protein MRDLTKAEEQIMQYLWKLEKAFLKDIVEEFPEPKPAYTTISTVIRTLVTKKFINFNSYGRVREYFPLVSKEVYFKNHFKHVVGNFFSGSISKFALHFANDEDLNLSELEKMKSLIEEKIDKLKKENE, from the coding sequence ATGAGAGATTTAACAAAAGCAGAAGAGCAAATAATGCAATACCTCTGGAAACTGGAAAAAGCATTCCTAAAAGATATAGTTGAGGAGTTTCCTGAACCTAAACCAGCCTACACAACAATATCAACAGTTATAAGAACTTTGGTCACAAAAAAATTTATAAACTTTAATTCATATGGCAGAGTTCGTGAATATTTCCCTCTGGTGTCGAAAGAAGTATATTTTAAGAATCATTTTAAGCACGTAGTTGGTAACTTTTTTAGTGGCTCTATAAGCAAATTTGCACTTCATTTTGCCAATGATGAAGATTTAAACTTATCTGAACTAGAAAAAATGAAGTCATTAATTGAAGAAAAAATAGACAAATTAAAAAAAGAAAATGAATAA
- a CDS encoding shikimate kinase yields the protein MNIVLMGYMGSGKSLVGRDLAAKMKLNYLDLDDFIENQEKKSIRKIFDDQGEIYFRKKESLYLKEVLETYKNTIISLGGGTPCFAGNLETIANNENAKSIYLQTSLDELTKRLFAERSKRPLISHITSSNELKDFVRKHLFERSFYYNQADYKVITDQKSEDQISKEIKTFLF from the coding sequence ATGAATATAGTTTTAATGGGGTATATGGGAAGCGGAAAATCCCTGGTAGGCAGAGATTTGGCTGCTAAAATGAAATTGAATTATCTGGATTTGGATGATTTTATAGAAAATCAAGAAAAAAAATCAATTAGAAAGATTTTTGACGATCAGGGGGAAATATATTTTAGAAAAAAAGAATCTTTATACCTTAAAGAGGTGTTAGAGACTTATAAAAACACCATTATTTCTCTTGGAGGAGGTACTCCTTGTTTTGCAGGTAACCTGGAAACTATAGCAAATAATGAAAATGCAAAAAGTATATATCTACAAACTTCATTAGATGAATTAACAAAAAGGTTATTTGCAGAACGAAGCAAACGACCATTGATTTCTCATATTACTTCATCAAACGAACTTAAAGATTTTGTTCGTAAACATTTGTTTGAGCGATCGTTTTACTATAATCAAGCTGATTACAAAGTAATCACTGATCAAAAAAGTGAGGATCAAATAAGTAAAGAAATTAAAACTTTTTTATTTTAG
- a CDS encoding phosphoribosyltransferase family protein, translating to MQTDNNIILTHEQIQHKIKRIAYQIYETNVDEKEIVIAGIAENGYIFAQRLKVIIESISNLKVTLCEVTMNKKSPHNTVKTSIEATEYQNKPIILADDVLNSGTALIYGVKHFLDVPLTRFKTAVLVNRNHKKYPIKADFKGISLSTSLHEHIIVKFGDEDLAILK from the coding sequence ATGCAAACCGACAACAATATAATTCTTACTCACGAACAAATACAACACAAAATAAAACGTATTGCTTACCAGATTTACGAAACTAATGTTGATGAAAAAGAGATTGTAATTGCTGGAATAGCAGAAAACGGATATATATTTGCCCAACGGTTAAAAGTTATAATAGAAAGCATCTCTAACCTAAAAGTGACGTTATGTGAGGTTACCATGAATAAAAAATCCCCTCACAATACCGTTAAGACTTCGATAGAAGCGACTGAGTATCAAAACAAGCCTATAATTCTTGCAGATGATGTACTTAATTCTGGTACCGCTCTTATTTATGGTGTAAAACATTTTCTTGATGTTCCTCTTACCAGATTTAAGACTGCGGTTTTGGTTAATCGAAATCATAAGAAATACCCAATTAAGGCTGATTTTAAAGGAATCTCTTTATCTACCTCTTTACATGAGCATATCATTGTTAAATTTGGGGATGAGGATCTCGCTATTCTAAAATAA
- a CDS encoding methyltransferase domain-containing protein, producing the protein MIPDKEYWKYRYQNKQTGWDIGFASPPIINYFDQLTDRDLKILIPGCGNAYEAEYLFNQGFKNIYILDLVEDVLQSFKQRLPEFPSEKLICGDFFSYQDKFDLIIEQTFFCALPPKRRQDYINKASSLLSKKGKLVGLLFDKEFKHDGPPFGGSKKEYELLFSQSFTIKKLENCYNSIEPRMGNELFFIFENPL; encoded by the coding sequence ATGATCCCGGATAAAGAATATTGGAAATATCGTTATCAAAATAAACAAACAGGATGGGATATTGGTTTTGCGTCTCCTCCTATCATCAATTATTTTGATCAGTTAACCGATCGTGATCTTAAAATCCTTATTCCTGGTTGCGGCAATGCCTACGAAGCAGAATATTTATTTAATCAAGGGTTTAAGAATATTTATATATTAGATCTTGTTGAAGATGTATTACAAAGTTTTAAACAACGATTACCTGAGTTTCCTTCAGAAAAATTAATATGTGGTGATTTTTTCAGTTACCAGGACAAATTTGATTTGATTATAGAACAAACTTTTTTTTGCGCATTACCACCTAAACGACGCCAAGACTATATTAATAAGGCTTCAAGCCTTCTTTCTAAAAAAGGAAAACTTGTAGGGCTCCTATTTGATAAAGAATTTAAACATGATGGACCTCCTTTCGGAGGGAGTAAAAAAGAGTATGAACTTCTGTTTTCTCAATCTTTTACTATAAAAAAATTAGAAAACTGTTATAATTCTATAGAACCACGCATGGGTAACGAACTCTTTTTTATATTTGAAAACCCATTATAA